Within the Pseudarthrobacter sp. W1I19 genome, the region GCAGCGCTGGAGGTGAACCTGTGAAAGTTCTGGTGGCCGATGACGACCCGGGCTCGCTGATGGTGGCAAGGGCCGCCGTCGAACGTTCCGGGCATAACTGCGTGACTGCCGCGGACGGCGACGAGGCGTGGGCGCTCTACCTGGAGCATCGGCCGGACGTGGTGGTGACCGACTGGATGATGCCGGGTATGGACGGGCTGGCATTGTGCCGGGCTATTCGGGCGCGGGAGCAGGACCTGTACACGTACGTGGTGCTGCTGACCTCGCAGGGCTCCCGGGATGATGTGCTGGCTGGGCTGGAGGCCGGCGCGGACGACTACGTCACCAAGCCGCTGGACCCGTTTGTGCTGCATGCCCGGCTGCTGGTGGCCCGGCGCATCACCACGCTGCACGCGGACCTGGCACATTACCGCCGCGTCCTGGCCCGGCAGGCGCGGACCGATCCACTGACCGGGCTGCACAACCGGCTCAAGCTGTCGGAGGATCTGGAGCAGCTGCACCTGCGCAGCGAGCGGTACGCGGAGCAGTACAGCCTGGCGATGTGCGACGTGGACAATTTCAAGAGCTTCAACGACCTCTACGGGCACCAGGCGGGAGACCTGGCCCTGCGGGCGGTGGCGGCGGCGCTGCTGGGCATTGCCAGGAAAAGCGATGGCGTGTACCGCTACGGCGGCGAGGAGTTCCTGCTGGTGCTGCCTCAGCAGTCGGGGTCGGGCGCGAAGGCGCTGATGGAACGGGCGCTGGCGGCCGTACGGGACCTGGCGATTGTGCATGCCGGCGATCCGTCCGGGCAGCTGCGGCTCAGCGCCGGGGTCTCGTCGTATTGCCACGGGCACCGGGCTGATGCCGACGCGCTGGTCGGTGCGGCCGACGCCGCGTTGTATGCGGCGAAGGCCGCGGGACGGAACAGGGTGGAACTGGCCCGATAGTTGCGGTCAGGCAGCCTTCTTGGAGCCGGACTTTTTCTGGGTCGGCTTCTGCTGATTCGGCCGCTGCTGGGCGGTAGCCTGCTGGGCGGGCGGCTGCTGGGCGGGCGGCTGCTGGCGTGCTGGCTGCTGCTGGGCGGGCGCCTGCTGCGGGACTGGCTGCTGTTGAACCGGCTCGGTGACAGTTTCTGCTGCGACTTCGTACGCCACGTCAGCTGCCTCTGCTTCCATCGCTTCGGCTGCTTCATATGCGCCGGCTGCAACGGCGGCGCGGTTGCGCTTCCAACGGCGGAGCAGGTCGACTGCGGCCACGGCGCCGGCCAGCGGCGTGAGTACGGCCGCCAGGTAGACGAAGAGCATCCAGGTCAGTGTGGTGAGCGGCGGCTGGTTGTTGTTCAGGAGGGAGAGCCCGCCCAGCAGGCCAGTGGCCCAAAAGAGGACCACTGCGGTGAGCACCGCCGCGGCCGGGAAATACTGGTTGGACACGATCTTTTTCAGGGTTTCCACGCACTTCCTCCTGCCTGGCCGGGGCACGGCTACAGCCGCTCAAGACCAGTATGGGGCTGCCGGCGCGGGAATCCCGGCAACACGCAGGCAGTGGTGACGAACCTAACGTCCGGATCGCCGCGGCCTGGATCTTTTCCCCCTCTTCCCTGCCGCAGACCCAGCGAATACCGTGGACCTGACCGGCGCCGCTGCCGGCTTGCCCGAACTGTTGGCCTCTGGAGGTCCCCATGCGAAAAGTCACTGCCGGTTTGTTCCATTCCGTGGACGGTGTGGTCTCAGAACCGTTCAAGTTCCAGTTCGACAGCTTTGACGACGAGCTCGGTGCGGGCCTGACCAAAATGATGCAGACGGTGGACACGGTGGTGCTGGGCCGGGTCAGCTACCAGGAATGGGCTGGTTACTGGCCAACCGCTACAGCGGACCAGGACTTTGCGGCCTTCATCAATTCCGTGGAAAAGTTTGTGGCCTCGCGGTCGCTGAAGGAACCGCTGGAATGGCAGAACTCGCGCCTGATGGACGGACCCCTGGAAGAGTTCGTGGGGAAGCTGAAGGAGCGCGACGGCGGAGAGATCGCCGTGTGCGGCAGCATCTCAGTGACCCGGCAGCTGCTGTTCGCCGGGCTGCTGGATTCGCTGACGCTGATGACCCACCCGGTCATCGCCGGCACAGGCCGCCGCCTGTTCGAAGACGGCCACCCCACCACCAGGCTCGAACTGCAGGACCAGTACCGGACCAGCAGGGGCAACGTGATCAGCGTGTACGGGCGGCGCGGGGAGTAGCGGCCGCCTCCATGCCCGCCGCGGCCGGGAGGTAGGCAGCTTCCCACAACGGGTAAAATCTTCGGGTCATGCATTGTTTCTACTTCGATGCCGGCCGTTGCCGCTCCTGCACCCACATGGGTACGCCCTACCTTGAACAGCTCGCAGGCAAGCAGAGGCACTGCCAAACCCTCCTCGCCGACCACACTTCGTCGTTGGCATGGCTGCCAGCTCTTGCGAGTGCGAAGTCCGGCTTCCGCAACAAGGCCAAGATGGTGATTGGCGGAACGGCCCAGAGGCCCACCATCGGGATCCTCGACGCTGAAGGCTCTGGGGTTGACCTGCGCAAATGCCGCGTCTGCTCCCCCGGCCTGCGGGCGTGTTTCCCGGTTCTAGCGGACTTCATCCGTCAAAGCCGCCTGACGCCGTACGACGTTCCCCGGCGGTGTGGGGAGCTGAAGCACCTGATCATCACCGAATCACCGGACGGCGACATTATGCTCCGGCTGGTGATGCGCTCGGAACAGCTGGTGCCGCGCATCCGGAAGAACCTCCCCGGCCTGCTGGCTGCCCTGCCGCAGGTGAAGGTGGTTTCGGTGAACCTGCTCCCGGAGCACAAGGCGGTGCTGGAGGGTGAGCGCGAGGTCCTGCTGACAGAGCAGTCAACGCTCAGGATGCGGGTCAACGACGTCAACCTGCACCTTCGGCCGCAGAGCTTTTTCCAGACCAACAGCGAGATGGCCGCCGCGCTTTACCGGCAGGGGCGGGAGTGGGTCAACCAGCTGGCGCCGGCCTCGGTCTGGGACCTCTACTGCGGCGTGGGCGGTTTCGCCTTGCACTGCGCGGACCCGTCCAGGAACGTGACCGGCATCGAAACGAGCAGCGAAGCCATTGTCTCGGCCAAAATCAGCAGGGAGGAAGCGGGTCTGCAGCGCATGGACTTCCGGGCCGGTGACGCCACCGCCTTTGCCCTCGCAGCGGACCAGTCGCCAGAACTGGTGATCGTTAACCCGCCCCGCCGCGGCATCGGCAAGGAGTTGTGCGGCTGGCTTGAGTCGTCGGACGTTGAGCACATTGTCTACTCGAGCTGCAATGCCCAGTCGCTGGCCCGTGACCTGGATGCACTCCCCTCTTTCACGGCGCGGCAGGCCCGAGTCCTGGACATGTTCCCGCAGACCACGCACTACGAAGCGATGGTCCTGCTCAGCCGGTCCTAACTCCTGCACGGGCGGCAAAGCCGATCATCTTCTATGCCTAGCCCTGACTGGCAACGACCAAGCCTGCAAATCAAGGTCTCCGAAGGATCACCTCAAGATTCACGCCTATCCCATCTTCTGCCTGCTCAGGATTGCTAGGCTCGCCTCACAATTCGCATCCTGCAACACAAAATTGGGGCATAAATGAATAAGAAGCACCACATTTCCCGGATCTTTCAAGCCCGGATGAAGAAATCAGGTCCCCCGCAAGGCACCCAGCAGCCAGGCTCAACGAGGATAAAGCTCGCCGCAACAGCGGGCGTCGCAATGCTTCTGCTCACCGGCTGCGGCGCATCGTCCAACTCACTGGCAGCGGTCTCCGACGGCCGGACCACCAGCTCAGCGACCGCTACCCCCACAGCCTCTCCGACACCGACTCCCATCGCAAAAACGCCCTGCAGCCCTCTGGAGAGCCAAAGGACCTCTGCTGGCGCCACATATATCTGCACTGGCGACGAAACTGGCAAACAGATATGGCTCGAACAGTCAGAATCAAAGAAGTTGAGCGAAAAGATAGCAGCCGCCGCAGCGGCAAAGGCGGCAGCGGAAAAAGCAGCAGCGGAAAAGGCTGCTGCAGATGCGGCCGCAGCGGAGGCAGCGGCCAAGGCGGCTGCGGAGGCCAAAGCCGCGGAGGACGCGGCGGCAGCTCAAGCAGCGGCCGCAGCAGCTGCGAAAGCGGCTCCGGCCCCGGCCCCGGCCCCTGCTCCTCCGGCACCAAAATATGTAGCGCCCGCCGCTCCAGCCGCACCATCGGGATGCGATCCCAACTATTCAGGCTGCGTCCCGGTCGCCTCGGACGTCGACTGTGCCGGTGGAAGCGGCAATGGACCGGCCTACGTCCAGGGTCCGGTGCGCGTCCTGGGGTCCGACATCTATGACCTGGACAGAGACAGCGACGGCATCGGCTGCGAAGGCTAACCGGCCCAAGGTCAGGGCAGCCACCAGTTCGTGGCCCAGGGCCTAGCCCCCGTTCCGGGCCAGCATCTCCCCGATGATCCGGGCGCCCTCAGGAAAGGCGCCCGGATTCGTCCCTGAGTAATTGAGCCGGATGAACGGGCCTGCGGGTTCTGCCGGGAACCACTCGTTCCCGGGGACGATAATCACCCCCGCTGCCTCACAATCCCGGGCCAGCCGGTCCAAGTCCGTCCCGTCAGGGAGCCGCACCCACACGTGCAGGCCGCCTTTTGGCACCTGCTCAATGTGGCCCTGCGGCACGTGCTGGCGCAGGCTGCTGACCAGCAGGTCGCGACGGGATTCAAGCTGGTGGCGGAGGCTGCGCAGGTGCGTCTGCCACCCGGGCTGGGTGACGACGTCGAGCGCGGCCGCCTGCAGGAGCCCGCTGACGTACATCGACTCGGCGGCCCGGTCGGCAAGGATGCGCTCCCGTGCAGGCCCGCGGGCGATCACCGCGGCCACCCGGATCGACGTCGACACACTCTTGGTCAGCGAGCGCAGGTACACAACATGCCCGGAATCATCGCGGGAAGCCACCGGCACCGGCGTACTGGTGATGCCGAAGTCATGCGCCCAGTCGTCCTCCACCAGGAACGCGCCCTGGTCACGCACCACGTCCAGCACCTGATCACGCCGCTCCGCGGTCCACTGGGCTCCGGTGGGGTTCGCGTAATTTGGCTGCGCATAGAACACCCTGGCTCCGGACTCCTCAAAGGCCCGGGTCAGTTCTACGGGGTCGGGGCCATCCGGACCAGTGGGCACCGGAATCACATGTACTCCTGCCTGCGCGGCCGCGAGGATGGCGCCCCAGTAGGTTGGCGATTCCAGCAGCAGCGGCTGCCCCCTGCCCACGAGTGCGCTGAAAATTGAGCTCAGTCCGCTCTGGCTTCCAGGAAGTACGACGACGTCGCTGGGGTTCGGCGGCGTAGTCCCGGCCGGCGTTGCCGCGCCCAGCTCGTGCGCGAACCAGGACTGCAGTTCCGGCAGGCCGGCCGCGGGCGGGCGGGACAGGGCTGCATCACCGCGGGCAGCCCGGGTGAGGGCGGCCCGCACCAGCCGCTCGGGCAGCAGCTCGCGGGCGGGGTAGCCGGAGTGGAAGGCGATGACGCCCAGTGGCAGGTCGCGCATGGTGGAGGAAGCGGACGGCAAGGTGGCGCGCGGTGAACGCAGGGCCGCCGTCTGCCAGCCGTAGTCCGACGGCTTGGCAGTCCTGGCCGAGCGGACAAAAGTCCCCACGCCGGGCCTGCTCTCGATCAGTCCCTGCGCTGTCAGCGTCTGCAGGGCTTTCTGCACCGTCACCGGGCTGGCCTGGTACTCGGCCACCAGGGAACGGGTGGACGGCAGCTTCGCTCCGGGTGCGGCGGCAGCCATCCAGGTTTTCAGGTGCGTCACGATCCGCGAACTGCTATCGTTGTTCATGAGAGACAATAGTAGCGCTACTCTTGCCGCGCGCACAGTGATACTGCCATCGCAGGCCTCCGGAATCTGGCTGGGGCTCCTCGGAGTGGCCGCGTTCTCCTTTACCGTCCCGTTCACCAAAATCGCCGTGGCCAGCCTGTCCCCGCTGTTCATCGGATCAGGACGGGCCGTGGTGGCGGCAGTGCTGGCAGGGTTGGCTTTGGCACTTACCCGGCAACGACTCCCCCACGGGAGGCAATGGGCGCGCCTCGCGGTAGTCGCGGCCGGCGTCGTCGTTGGCTTCCCGCTACTGACTTCCTTTGCCTTGACCGCCACACCCGCAAGCCACGGAGCCGTGGTGATTGCTTTGCTCCCGGCCGCTACTGCAACGGCCGCGGTGCTCCGGGGGCGGGAACAGCCGCCGCTGGCGTTCTGGCTTGTCACAGCGGCGGGAGCCCTTGCGGCAATTGTCTTCGCCTCTCTTCACTCCGGCGGCTTCGGGCAGCTGCACTGGGCGGACCTGCTGTTGCTTGGTTCAGTGGTTGCTGCTGCCGTCGGCTATGCGGAAGGCGGCCTGCTGGCCCGCGAGCTTGGCGCATGGCAGACGGTGTCCTGGGCGTTGGTGCTCGCGTCGCCGCTGATGGTGCTCCTGACCGCTGTGTCTATCGCGCAGCAACCGCCGTCCGCCGGGCCGGGGCAATGGCTGGCGTTCGCGTACCTCGGTGTGGTCAGTATGTTCCTCGGGTTCTTCGCCTGGTACCGCGGCCTGGCCGTCGGCCCCATCGCCTCGGTCAGCCAAATCCAGCTCATCCAGCCTGTCCTGACCATCTGTTGGGCGGCCCTCCTTCTTGGCGAGAGCCTAACCTGGCCCACCGCCCTCGGCGCCCTCGCCGTGATCCTTTGCGCCGGGGCGGCTGTCCGGGTGCGGCTCAAGCCGGAACCCCTGCAGCCGGCGCCCGCGCCGCCCGCCGTTCCCCCCGTCCCATCCCTTCAATCAGTAAAGGACTAGCCCATGTACACGCCAGCCCATTTTGCCGCCGGCCCCGAAACCGTCCATGGGCTCCTTGCCCGCCCCGGCGCGGCGAACCTGGTCACCATGACACCGCAGGGCCTGCTCGCTACCCTGGTGCCGATTGTCTTTGATCCCGACGTCGGTGAGCACGGCGCGCTGCAGGGGCACCTTGCCCGGAACAACACACAGTGGTCAGAACCCGCCGTCGGGGAGGCACTGGCCATCATCCAGGGAGCGGACGCCTATATCTCGCCATCCTGGTACGCGTCCAAAGCGGAACACGGGCGGGTGGTCCCCACCTGGAACTACACCACAGCGCATGTGTACGGCCGGCTGGTGATCCATGACGATCCTGAATGGATTTCCCGCCAGGTCCGCCGGCTCACCGGGGTCCACGAGGCAGAGTTCGAGCACCCGTGGAGCGTGGACGACGCACCGGAACGCTTCATCGCCGGGCAGTTGCGGGCCATCGTCGGCGTGGAACTGGTGATCACCCGGATCGAAGCGAAGGCCAAGCTGAGCCAGAACCGGCCGGAGTCGGACATTGATGGTGTGGTTACGGGGCTTACTGCCAGAGGGCAGACGAGGATCGCGGCCGACGTCGAGCGGACGCGCTGACCCGAATGCGTGACTTTTGGCGCCCGCACGGACGTGGACCCCGGAATGGCGCGGGCCGGGACGGGCGGGAGGACTAAAAGTCACGCATTCCTGTCCGGCACCAGCCTACGAAGCAGCCTTGACCAGCTCTTCGCTCTTCTCCCACAACCCCCGGGCCAGCACGGCGTCGTAGGCCTGGGGGTTGGCCTTGGCCAGGGCGCGCTTGGCGTAGTAGGCGCCGGAGATCCAATCCTTGCCCGCCGTGCCGTTGATGAGCCAGAGCATGGTGTCGGCACCTTGGTCCGGGCTGAGCATAAACCGGTTGAGCAAGGTCTTGTAGGCGTGCCGGAACGGGCTGGTGGACTCGGCCGCGAAGTTGGTACGGACCACGCCCGGGTGGAATGCCGCCGTCGTGATGCCCTGGGCGGCGTAGCGCCGGTCCAGCTCAGAGGTAAACAGGATGTTGGCGAGCTTGCCGGTGCCATAGGCGCGGTTGGTGGAGTAGCTGTGCTCGGAATTGAGGTCGAACAGGTCCAGCTTGCCCATGCCGTTGGCGGCGCTGGCAGTGTTGATGACCTTCGCGTTGCTGGCGGTGAGGGTGTCCATCAGCAGGGTGGTGAGCAGGAACGGCGCCAGGTGGTTGATCTGGAACGTGGATTCGTTGCCGTCCACGGTGAGGGTGTGCTTGCCCATGATGCCGCCGGCGTTGTTGGCCAGGACGTCGATGCGCGGGTAGTCGGACGTCAGCTGGGCCGCGAGTGAGCGCACCTGCGCGAGTTCGGCGAAGTCCGTGACGAAGTAGTCCGCATTCAGCTCCTTGGCCATGGCGCGGGTCTTCTCATCGGACCGCCCGACGAGCACCACCTGCTCCCCCGCCTTCGCCAGGGTCCGTGCGGCGGCTGCCCCGATTCCGTCGCTGGCGCCGGTGATCACGATAGTGCGAGGAGTCAAGGGAAAGTCCTTTGGTCGGTGGCAGGCCGGGCTCCCGGTGGGAGCGCCTTGCCCTTGGCACAACGACGGCGGGCGGCCGGGTGTTCCCCGTCGCACCTGGCAGGGCATATCCTGCACACACAATCGAGCACCCAGCCGAGCCCCGGGAGGGAAGCATCATGGAGATGCCCAAAGCGTCAGACGAGGATAAAGAGCGGTTCCGGTCGCTGGTCCCTGACCACCCGGACGTGGTGGTCAAGCCCATGTTCGGCAACCTGGGCGCTTTCGTGAACGGCAACATGTTCGCCGGGTTGTTCGGGCCCACCATCGGCATCAAGCTCTCCCCGGAGGACCGGGAAAAACTCGAAAGCTCGGAACGGACCGTCCCGTTCGGGCCCGCCGAGCGTCCGATGGGCGGCTACACCGGCCTGCCGGAGATGTGGAACGAGGAAGGCGACGGCGACGACGCACGGGCGAAAGCCTGGATCCACAAGGCTTTTGAGTACATCTCCACGCTCCCGCCGAAGGAGCCGAAGGCCGCCAAAGTGCGGTCCGCAGGCAAATGATCAGTGTGCGGGTTCGAGCGCGAGCCTGAGCCCGAAGCCCACCAGGACTGTGCCGGTGATGCTGTCGATGATGCGGATGCTGCGGGCGCCCTTGAGCCAGCGGGAGGCATAGCCCGTGCCGAAGATCAGCAGCGTGAACCAGGCCATGGTCAAAACGCAGTGGACCCCGGCCAGCAGGACGCCCACCAGCAAGGGTGATTCACCCGCCGGAATGAACTGCGGGATGGTGGCGATGTAGAAGACGCCCACTTTCGGGTTCAGCAGGTTGGTTCCGGTCCCGGTCAGCCAGCCTTTAAAGAGGTCGTTCCGGCCGGCCGCCGGCGCGGCCCCCTCAGGGGCTGCAGCCTTGCCGTGCCGCAGGCTCTTCCACAACAGGGACAGCCCCAGCCAGAGCATGTACGCGGCGCCGGCAATGGTCAGCAGGCGGTAGGCCACCTCGGATGCTGCCAGCAGTGCCGAGACACCTACCGCCGCGGCAACTCCCCAGATCATCGCCCCGGTGCTGATGCCGATTGCCGTGGCAAAGGCGAACGGGCGGGACCTGGAGATGGACGAGCGCAGCACCAGGGCCGTGTCCATGCCGGGCACAAGCGTCAAAAGCCCGGCAACCACAGCAAAGGAAAGAACAGCCTGAAGGAGAGTCACCGTCCAAGGAT harbors:
- a CDS encoding dihydrofolate reductase family protein, translating into MRKVTAGLFHSVDGVVSEPFKFQFDSFDDELGAGLTKMMQTVDTVVLGRVSYQEWAGYWPTATADQDFAAFINSVEKFVASRSLKEPLEWQNSRLMDGPLEEFVGKLKERDGGEIAVCGSISVTRQLLFAGLLDSLTLMTHPVIAGTGRRLFEDGHPTTRLELQDQYRTSRGNVISVYGRRGE
- the rlmC gene encoding 23S rRNA (uracil(747)-C(5))-methyltransferase RlmC produces the protein MHCFYFDAGRCRSCTHMGTPYLEQLAGKQRHCQTLLADHTSSLAWLPALASAKSGFRNKAKMVIGGTAQRPTIGILDAEGSGVDLRKCRVCSPGLRACFPVLADFIRQSRLTPYDVPRRCGELKHLIITESPDGDIMLRLVMRSEQLVPRIRKNLPGLLAALPQVKVVSVNLLPEHKAVLEGEREVLLTEQSTLRMRVNDVNLHLRPQSFFQTNSEMAAALYRQGREWVNQLAPASVWDLYCGVGGFALHCADPSRNVTGIETSSEAIVSAKISREEAGLQRMDFRAGDATAFALAADQSPELVIVNPPRRGIGKELCGWLESSDVEHIVYSSCNAQSLARDLDALPSFTARQARVLDMFPQTTHYEAMVLLSRS
- a CDS encoding PLP-dependent aminotransferase family protein; this translates as MNNDSSSRIVTHLKTWMAAAAPGAKLPSTRSLVAEYQASPVTVQKALQTLTAQGLIESRPGVGTFVRSARTAKPSDYGWQTAALRSPRATLPSASSTMRDLPLGVIAFHSGYPARELLPERLVRAALTRAARGDAALSRPPAAGLPELQSWFAHELGAATPAGTTPPNPSDVVVLPGSQSGLSSIFSALVGRGQPLLLESPTYWGAILAAAQAGVHVIPVPTGPDGPDPVELTRAFEESGARVFYAQPNYANPTGAQWTAERRDQVLDVVRDQGAFLVEDDWAHDFGITSTPVPVASRDDSGHVVYLRSLTKSVSTSIRVAAVIARGPARERILADRAAESMYVSGLLQAAALDVVTQPGWQTHLRSLRHQLESRRDLLVSSLRQHVPQGHIEQVPKGGLHVWVRLPDGTDLDRLARDCEAAGVIIVPGNEWFPAEPAGPFIRLNYSGTNPGAFPEGARIIGEMLARNGG
- a CDS encoding DMT family transporter gives rise to the protein MRDNSSATLAARTVILPSQASGIWLGLLGVAAFSFTVPFTKIAVASLSPLFIGSGRAVVAAVLAGLALALTRQRLPHGRQWARLAVVAAGVVVGFPLLTSFALTATPASHGAVVIALLPAATATAAVLRGREQPPLAFWLVTAAGALAAIVFASLHSGGFGQLHWADLLLLGSVVAAAVGYAEGGLLARELGAWQTVSWALVLASPLMVLLTAVSIAQQPPSAGPGQWLAFAYLGVVSMFLGFFAWYRGLAVGPIASVSQIQLIQPVLTICWAALLLGESLTWPTALGALAVILCAGAAVRVRLKPEPLQPAPAPPAVPPVPSLQSVKD
- a CDS encoding TfoX/Sxy family protein, translated to MEMPKASDEDKERFRSLVPDHPDVVVKPMFGNLGAFVNGNMFAGLFGPTIGIKLSPEDREKLESSERTVPFGPAERPMGGYTGLPEMWNEEGDGDDARAKAWIHKAFEYISTLPPKEPKAAKVRSAGK
- a CDS encoding LysE family translocator, whose amino-acid sequence is MTLLQAVLSFAVVAGLLTLVPGMDTALVLRSSISRSRPFAFATAIGISTGAMIWGVAAAVGVSALLAASEVAYRLLTIAGAAYMLWLGLSLLWKSLRHGKAAAPEGAAPAAGRNDLFKGWLTGTGTNLLNPKVGVFYIATIPQFIPAGESPLLVGVLLAGVHCVLTMAWFTLLIFGTGYASRWLKGARSIRIIDSITGTVLVGFGLRLALEPAH
- a CDS encoding diguanylate cyclase, with the protein product MKVLVADDDPGSLMVARAAVERSGHNCVTAADGDEAWALYLEHRPDVVVTDWMMPGMDGLALCRAIRAREQDLYTYVVLLTSQGSRDDVLAGLEAGADDYVTKPLDPFVLHARLLVARRITTLHADLAHYRRVLARQARTDPLTGLHNRLKLSEDLEQLHLRSERYAEQYSLAMCDVDNFKSFNDLYGHQAGDLALRAVAAALLGIARKSDGVYRYGGEEFLLVLPQQSGSGAKALMERALAAVRDLAIVHAGDPSGQLRLSAGVSSYCHGHRADADALVGAADAALYAAKAAGRNRVELAR
- a CDS encoding SDR family NAD(P)-dependent oxidoreductase, which gives rise to MTPRTIVITGASDGIGAAAARTLAKAGEQVVLVGRSDEKTRAMAKELNADYFVTDFAELAQVRSLAAQLTSDYPRIDVLANNAGGIMGKHTLTVDGNESTFQINHLAPFLLTTLLMDTLTASNAKVINTASAANGMGKLDLFDLNSEHSYSTNRAYGTGKLANILFTSELDRRYAAQGITTAAFHPGVVRTNFAAESTSPFRHAYKTLLNRFMLSPDQGADTMLWLINGTAGKDWISGAYYAKRALAKANPQAYDAVLARGLWEKSEELVKAAS
- a CDS encoding FMN-binding negative transcriptional regulator, which codes for MYTPAHFAAGPETVHGLLARPGAANLVTMTPQGLLATLVPIVFDPDVGEHGALQGHLARNNTQWSEPAVGEALAIIQGADAYISPSWYASKAEHGRVVPTWNYTTAHVYGRLVIHDDPEWISRQVRRLTGVHEAEFEHPWSVDDAPERFIAGQLRAIVGVELVITRIEAKAKLSQNRPESDIDGVVTGLTARGQTRIAADVERTR